In Necator americanus strain Aroian chromosome IV, whole genome shotgun sequence, the following proteins share a genomic window:
- a CDS encoding hypothetical protein (NECATOR_CHRIV.G17262.T1), producing the protein MSRSITCTQSVLFNIYASCCHISPIKSLIIASLLQRNVQPILLLLNVINVLNWDMVCRRFIESDSSRYFILC; encoded by the exons ATGAGCCGTAGCATCACATGTACTCAGTCTGTCCTTTTTAAT ATCTATGCGAGTTGTTGTCATATTTCTCCGATAAAATCGCTAATAATCGCCAGCCTTTTACAACGTAACGTGCAGcctattttattgcttttgaaTGTAATCAATGTATTGAATTGGGACATGGTTTGTCGAAGATTCATTGAAAG TGATTCTTCCCGATATTTTATCTTGTGCTGA
- a CDS encoding hypothetical protein (NECATOR_CHRIV.G17261.T1), with amino-acid sequence MVFWDAVTKNETNQVNGLLLVVIIILFEKSSAGESCGTICLIKVFHPMDSRSPIIIAVQLGPTLNRCFIASPHPFPFKLCVDLELCCMLNTRCMTTPTDALEYGYQSIVSLF; translated from the exons atggttttCTGGGACGCTGTGACCAAAAATGAGACTAATCAAGTCAATGGACTCCTTCTAGTCGTGatcattattttgtttgaaaaaagttcagcTGGAGAATCATGTGGGACCATTTGTTTaattaa AGTGTTTCATCCAATGGACAGCCGCTCACCAATCATTATCGCCGTGCAGTTGGGTCCTACGTTGAATCGATGTTTCATCGCTTCACCGCATCCATTTCCGTTCAAGCTTTGTGTGGATTTAGAACTGTGTTGCATGCT CAACACGAGATGCATGACAACGCCTACAGATGCACTGGAATACGGATATCAATCGATAGtttcccttttttaa
- a CDS encoding hypothetical protein (NECATOR_CHRIV.G17261.T2), translating to MREFDWNSSHSEKVGGSIQVLSPARLFLQSVISSCCRPSYSSELELYDLILMVLAPVEYLLRCEKSRKQ from the exons ATGAGAGAATTTGATTGGAACTCTTCTCATAGTGAGAAAGTCGGCG gAAGTATTCAAGTTTTGTCACCAGCACGTTTATTTTTGCAGTCAGTAATAAGCTCTTGTTGTCGTCCTTCGTATTCCAGTGAACTAGAATT ATACGACTTAATTTTAATGGTATTGGCGCCAGTAGAATACCTTCTTCGAtgtgaaaaaagcagaaaacagTAG